In Nitrospirota bacterium, the DNA window TCGTACGGCGTGGAAAAAGAAACCGGATTGATTGATTACGACAAGGTAAGAAAGCTGGCCAAGAAACATAAACCTAAAATGCTCCTTGCCGGCGCAAGCGCATACTCAAGGATAATTGATTTCAACACCTTGTCCGAAATAGCAAAAGAGGTTGACGCGTATTTTCTTGCCGACATAGCCCATATTGCCGGACTCGTTGCAACAGGCAATCACCCTTCACCTGTGCCCTATGCGGACTTTGTCACTACCACCACTCACAAGACGCTTAGAGGGCCGAGGGGCGGAATGATAATGTGCAAGGCGGAATATGCAAAGGCGATTGATAAGATGGTCTTCCCCGGATTACAGGGCGGCCCGCTTATGCACGTCATTGCGGCAAAGGCAGTTGCATTTAAAGAAGCGATGACCGACGAATTCAAGCGCTATCAACTTCAGATCATCAAGAATGCAAAAGAACTGGCTGAAGCACTTGTAAGCAGAGGATTCAAAATTATATCCGGCGGCACGGACACTCACTTGATGCTCATAGACCTCACTGGAAAAAACATCACCGGTAAAGATGCAGAGACCGCGCTGGATTCAGCGGGGATCACTGTAAATAAAAATTCGATACCTCATGACGCTATGCCTGCAACGATAA includes these proteins:
- a CDS encoding serine hydroxymethyltransferase; this translates as MTELKKSDPEIYNAIVEEIKREREKIVLIASENYASRAVLEAQGSVFTNKYAEGYPHRRYYGGCEYADIVESLAIERAKELFGAEHVNVQLHSGTQANMAVYFSVLKPKDKILGLSLSHGGHLSHGAQVNFSGLIYKTFSYGVEKETGLIDYDKVRKLAKKHKPKMLLAGASAYSRIIDFNTLSEIAKEVDAYFLADIAHIAGLVATGNHPSPVPYADFVTTTTHKTLRGPRGGMIMCKAEYAKAIDKMVFPGLQGGPLMHVIAAKAVAFKEAMTDEFKRYQLQIIKNAKELAEALVSRGFKIISGGTDTHLMLIDLTGKNITGKDAETALDSAGITVNKNSIPHDAMPATITSGIRIGTPIVTSRKMKEPEMVVIADLISKVLEAPQDSTVISHTRDKVKALCRKFPVYEDMEE